The proteins below are encoded in one region of Parvicella tangerina:
- a CDS encoding methionine aminotransferase, with translation MLKYPHTISSKLPEVGTTIFTKMSALANKHQAINLSQGFPDFPIDEKLIDLVHKNMKEGFNQYAPMQGALPLREVIANKLESSYGVKYCPDEEITVTAGATEGIYSAIAAFVKDEDEVVVFTPAYDCYVPAIKVHGGRPVFVQMSAPDYKIDWEHVKKVVNAKTRMIIINTPHNPTGTVLEKTDLEELEKIVAGKEIIVLSDEVYEHIIFDQVPHESACGYEELRNQTMAVFSFGKTFHVTGWKLGYVVGPSLLMTEFRKVHQFNVFSCNHPFQLGIAEYMQDANNYLAVSSFYEEKRNTFLNAIEGSRFKPLKCSGTYFQLLSYEGITDENDIEFAERLTIEHGIASIPVSVFYNTKLNEQVLRFCFAKEDETLEKAGQILRAI, from the coding sequence ATGTTAAAATATCCACATACCATATCCTCGAAGCTGCCTGAAGTAGGTACGACTATTTTCACAAAGATGTCTGCTTTAGCGAATAAGCATCAAGCAATTAACTTGAGTCAAGGTTTTCCTGATTTTCCGATAGACGAAAAGCTTATTGACCTTGTACACAAGAACATGAAAGAGGGTTTTAATCAATATGCGCCAATGCAAGGGGCTTTGCCGTTAAGAGAGGTCATAGCAAATAAGCTTGAATCTTCCTATGGTGTGAAGTATTGTCCCGATGAGGAAATTACGGTGACCGCAGGAGCAACGGAGGGAATATATAGTGCGATAGCTGCTTTCGTGAAAGATGAGGATGAGGTGGTTGTTTTTACCCCTGCATATGATTGCTATGTGCCTGCAATAAAAGTTCATGGCGGACGACCCGTTTTTGTGCAGATGAGTGCGCCAGACTACAAGATAGATTGGGAGCATGTAAAAAAGGTGGTGAATGCTAAAACACGAATGATCATCATCAATACACCGCATAACCCAACAGGTACGGTATTGGAAAAAACAGATTTGGAAGAACTTGAAAAAATAGTAGCAGGAAAGGAGATCATTGTGCTAAGTGATGAGGTATATGAGCACATTATTTTTGATCAAGTACCTCATGAGAGTGCCTGTGGCTATGAAGAGCTGAGAAATCAAACCATGGCGGTTTTCAGTTTTGGAAAGACGTTTCATGTAACGGGTTGGAAGTTGGGGTATGTTGTTGGACCTTCTTTATTAATGACTGAGTTCAGAAAGGTACACCAATTCAACGTTTTTTCCTGCAATCATCCGTTTCAGCTTGGTATCGCTGAATACATGCAAGACGCAAATAATTACTTGGCGGTTTCTTCATTTTACGAAGAAAAAAGGAATACTTTTTTGAATGCAATTGAAGGCAGTAGGTTCAAGCCTTTGAAATGCAGTGGAACTTATTTTCAGCTATTATCCTACGAAGGTATTACGGATGAAAATGACATTGAGTTTGCCGAAAGGCTAACCATTGAACACGGAATAGCGAGTATTCCAGTTTCTGTGTTTTATAATACTAAGCTCAATGAACAAGTGCTTCGCTTCTGTTTTGCGAAAGAAGATGAAACATTGGAGAAAGCAGGACAAATTCTTAGAGCGATTTAA
- a CDS encoding ATP-binding protein: protein MIDRKAEEELRYLASTFKAVAVVGPRQSGKTTLSKFTFPDKKYVSLENPDIRKFAMDDPRAFLSNYPDGAILDEIQRVPHLFSYLQEVLDNSNAKGMFILTGSNNFLLQENISQSLAGRIAYLTLLPLSLSEIGSLEESNDALLLKGGYPEIYQENIDPSKWFANYIRTYIERDVRLIKNITDLYSFERFLRLCAARTGQLLNMSSLAVEVGVDVKTIGSWLGILETSYIAFTLKPYHKNFNKRIVKMPKLYFYDTGLVFALLGIDRIEQVSLHPFRGAVFENLIIVELMKQRLNKGKRPNLFFWRDNTGNEIDVIIENGINLIPIEIKSGKTITNDYFKGLLFWNKITKEKGGIVIYGGNDAQKRSNGIEVLPISKMDDIIG from the coding sequence ATGATAGATAGAAAAGCAGAAGAGGAACTTCGCTATTTAGCGAGCACATTTAAAGCTGTTGCTGTTGTTGGTCCTCGACAATCAGGAAAAACAACGTTAAGTAAATTCACCTTTCCTGATAAGAAATATGTCAGCCTCGAAAACCCGGATATTAGAAAATTTGCAATGGACGATCCGCGAGCTTTTTTATCCAACTATCCTGATGGAGCGATTTTAGATGAGATTCAGCGAGTGCCTCATTTGTTTTCTTACTTGCAAGAAGTATTAGACAATAGTAACGCGAAAGGAATGTTTATTCTTACTGGATCGAATAATTTCTTATTGCAAGAAAATATTTCACAGAGCCTTGCAGGTAGAATAGCCTATCTAACTTTATTGCCACTATCTCTATCAGAAATAGGAAGTCTTGAGGAGAGTAATGACGCTCTATTATTAAAGGGAGGCTACCCCGAGATATATCAGGAAAATATAGACCCTTCTAAATGGTTTGCTAATTATATACGAACCTACATAGAACGAGATGTAAGACTCATCAAGAATATCACAGATTTATACTCATTTGAGCGATTCTTGAGGTTATGTGCTGCTAGGACGGGGCAGTTGTTAAACATGAGCAGTCTTGCAGTAGAAGTTGGTGTAGATGTTAAAACCATAGGATCTTGGCTAGGAATTTTGGAAACAAGTTACATTGCTTTTACACTTAAACCCTATCATAAGAACTTCAATAAACGAATTGTAAAAATGCCTAAACTCTATTTCTATGATACGGGGTTGGTTTTTGCTTTACTGGGTATAGATCGTATAGAACAGGTGTCTTTGCATCCGTTTAGAGGTGCTGTTTTTGAAAACCTTATTATTGTGGAGTTAATGAAGCAGCGGTTAAATAAGGGAAAGAGACCAAATCTGTTCTTTTGGAGGGATAATACTGGAAATGAGATAGATGTTATTATAGAAAACGGGATAAATCTCATTCCCATTGAAATAAAATCAGGAAAAACGATTACCAATGACTATTTTAAGGGCTTGTTGTTTTGGAATAAAATAACAAAGGAAAAGGGAGGAATAGTTATTTATGGCGGCAATGATGCTCAAAAGAGAAGCAATGGAATAGAAGTTCTCCCTATTTCTAAGATGGATGATATTATTGGGTGA
- a CDS encoding ArnT family glycosyltransferase: protein MKQRKVITFGIILFAILGLLQAAFQPLLLDEAYYFYYSQALDFGYFDHPPLVAFLIRIGSFLGDTAFGVRFAHAVLAVGTFIGLILLAKPKAKPKEEKSGKFLLLMLSLPFIHALHIAIPDSGLIFFTVFFYFFLERYLSDNKWIDGLLLAVVSAGLIYAKYHGALTIFFALLSFPKLFRRKTFWVAFIVFMACLSPHLFWLYNHDFVTIQFQLFGRGESGFAIKNLLDYLLSFGFLVFGLFFVLLLIPRYFKQVFIQDKEVKNDPLVKVLKVSIAGFFVFFLIFAFRGPIEGNWLFSASVPALILMGRSELIREKGTVVLGYLSITLFMTFRVMLMTGVVPNIGYLFHFNGYEQWAKDVQQQADGKKVLFENSYQLAAMYTFQTGEESYSLNTLGNRSNQYDLNCFIPVDDSDELLVVSEWMSWENTSDTLNHSKGVLKMKELNGLTFLNGVFLELEGVSKQDDQFEINFMIEQRCPTNLIHLEESGKLNVFLELYRESASPSRIQLVNAEYKITQKAFSIDVIIHEDIQEIQVGLSVENGLISNNSEKILLPQ from the coding sequence TTGAAGCAACGGAAAGTCATAACCTTTGGAATAATCCTGTTTGCAATCCTAGGGTTGCTTCAAGCTGCTTTTCAACCCCTGCTATTGGATGAGGCGTATTACTTCTACTATTCACAAGCGTTAGACTTTGGTTATTTTGATCATCCGCCTCTAGTGGCCTTTTTGATTCGAATAGGGAGTTTTCTAGGAGATACAGCATTTGGAGTTCGATTCGCACATGCCGTGTTGGCTGTCGGAACTTTTATAGGTCTGATTTTACTTGCAAAGCCAAAAGCAAAACCAAAGGAAGAGAAGAGTGGGAAGTTTCTGCTGTTGATGTTATCATTGCCGTTCATACACGCCTTGCACATTGCAATTCCAGATTCAGGGCTAATATTCTTTACAGTATTTTTTTACTTTTTTCTTGAGCGCTACTTATCTGACAATAAATGGATAGATGGTTTATTATTGGCTGTAGTTTCTGCAGGATTGATCTACGCGAAGTATCACGGTGCGTTAACTATTTTTTTCGCTCTCCTGTCTTTCCCAAAATTGTTTAGGCGTAAAACTTTTTGGGTTGCTTTTATCGTTTTCATGGCCTGTTTGTCTCCTCACCTTTTTTGGCTGTATAATCATGACTTTGTGACCATTCAATTTCAATTGTTTGGTCGTGGAGAAAGTGGTTTTGCCATTAAGAACCTGTTGGATTATCTGTTATCTTTTGGATTCCTTGTTTTTGGGCTGTTTTTTGTTCTTTTGTTAATTCCAAGATACTTTAAGCAAGTTTTTATTCAGGACAAAGAAGTCAAAAACGATCCATTAGTGAAGGTGCTTAAAGTAAGTATTGCGGGTTTTTTCGTGTTCTTTTTGATTTTTGCCTTCAGAGGACCCATTGAAGGTAATTGGCTGTTTTCGGCATCTGTTCCCGCATTAATACTAATGGGGAGAAGTGAGTTGATTCGTGAAAAAGGAACGGTGGTCCTAGGCTATTTGTCTATAACTTTATTCATGACTTTTAGAGTGATGTTGATGACGGGAGTTGTGCCAAACATTGGGTATCTATTTCATTTTAACGGGTATGAGCAATGGGCCAAGGATGTACAACAGCAGGCAGATGGAAAGAAGGTGTTGTTTGAAAACTCTTATCAGTTAGCCGCTATGTATACGTTTCAAACGGGAGAAGAAAGTTACAGTTTAAATACTCTGGGAAATCGATCGAATCAATACGATTTGAACTGTTTTATTCCAGTGGACGATTCAGATGAGTTGTTGGTAGTAAGTGAATGGATGTCTTGGGAAAACACAAGCGATACATTGAATCACTCAAAAGGTGTTTTAAAAATGAAAGAACTTAACGGACTTACTTTCTTGAATGGTGTATTCCTAGAGCTTGAAGGAGTATCTAAACAAGATGATCAATTTGAAATCAATTTTATGATTGAGCAACGTTGTCCGACAAACTTGATCCATCTGGAAGAGTCTGGGAAGTTGAACGTTTTTCTGGAACTGTATAGGGAGTCGGCAAGTCCATCTAGAATTCAGCTCGTAAATGCTGAGTACAAAATTACCCAAAAGGCGTTTTCTATTGACGTGATTATCCATGAGGACATTCAAGAAATCCAGGTAGGCTTGAGTGTGGAAAATGGACTGATCTCAAATAATTCTGAGAAAATCTTACTTCCTCAATAG
- a CDS encoding DUF721 domain-containing protein: MSKRNSNEEKIDEVWLKLIKSYGLARNYEEYQISQAYHKLMGKAITKYTEDLYYKEHRLYVRLTNAVIREELSMGKTKFIEMINKELGEELVLDVVFS; this comes from the coding sequence ATGAGCAAGCGCAATTCGAATGAAGAGAAAATTGATGAGGTTTGGCTCAAGCTGATCAAGTCCTATGGTTTAGCTAGAAACTATGAGGAGTATCAAATTTCGCAAGCTTATCATAAATTGATGGGTAAGGCAATTACGAAATACACAGAAGACCTCTATTATAAAGAACACCGTTTGTACGTCAGGTTGACCAATGCGGTGATTCGTGAGGAACTGAGCATGGGTAAGACCAAGTTTATTGAAATGATCAATAAAGAGTTGGGGGAAGAGTTGGTGCTGGATGTTGTTTTTAGCTGA
- a CDS encoding T9SS type A sorting domain-containing protein, translated as MRQILLSCFLFCSIIISAQWCYSPYEFWEENTGFAHYHFDDSLLVSIDSSDYEYISGNYFFPPIIDTTNTGIWQIGTPQKGGGFDSAYSYNKAVVTDIINSYPSNDSSYFDIITNAWSESIRFKIKFDTDTLRDGFYLTVSNDGGITWYNYLISSPFQGDYWVLCMPNIDTLINGEVGISGSSNDWEMVEIRSFYYGVKSLNDTTLFRFNFVSDSIDNGKNGVIIDDIETFSSFLPGSVGEHESSLTIYPNPGKNIIQVSDRLNRPIDKMVIYNQIGEMVKVININGSDKVDVSTLPAGHYILEVDLDGKMERQAFIKE; from the coding sequence ATGAGACAAATACTGCTTTCTTGTTTTCTATTTTGTTCTATTATAATATCCGCTCAATGGTGTTATTCTCCATATGAGTTTTGGGAGGAAAACACTGGCTTTGCACACTACCATTTTGATGATTCATTATTGGTCTCGATTGACTCATCTGATTATGAATATATCTCTGGAAACTATTTTTTTCCTCCAATCATTGATACTACCAATACGGGAATTTGGCAGATAGGAACTCCACAAAAAGGAGGTGGTTTTGACTCTGCATATTCATATAACAAAGCGGTTGTTACTGATATAATAAATTCATACCCTTCTAACGACTCTTCTTATTTTGATATCATTACAAACGCATGGAGTGAGTCCATTAGGTTTAAGATTAAGTTTGATACTGATACCCTAAGAGATGGTTTTTATTTAACTGTGTCAAATGACGGGGGAATAACTTGGTATAACTATCTTATTTCTTCGCCTTTTCAAGGAGATTACTGGGTGCTATGCATGCCAAATATAGATACGTTGATTAATGGAGAAGTGGGAATTTCTGGTTCAAGCAATGATTGGGAAATGGTAGAAATAAGAAGTTTCTATTATGGTGTAAAATCATTAAATGACACAACCCTCTTTAGGTTTAATTTTGTAAGTGACTCTATTGACAACGGTAAAAACGGTGTAATCATTGATGACATTGAAACCTTTTCCTCTTTTTTACCAGGATCTGTAGGTGAGCATGAGTCTTCTTTGACTATCTACCCGAATCCTGGAAAAAACATAATTCAAGTTTCTGACAGATTAAATCGTCCAATAGATAAGATGGTCATTTACAACCAAATTGGAGAAATGGTAAAGGTTATCAATATCAATGGAAGTGATAAAGTTGATGTCTCCACCCTTCCTGCCGGGCACTATATTTTAGAAGTAGACCTCGATGGCAAAATGGAGAGGCAAGCTTTCATTAAAGAATAA
- a CDS encoding sugar phosphate nucleotidyltransferase, which yields MRIIVPMAGRGSRLRPHTLTIPKPLIPVAGKPIVQRLVEDITKVCGEPVEEIAFIIGDFGDQVEKDLKAVAEGLGAKGSIYYQDEALGTAHAILCAKESLDGKVVVAFADTLFKADFTLDTNADGIIWVNRVEDPRAFGVVQLDEEGTIKEFVEKPEEFVSDLAIIGIYFFQDGKNLSNELQYLIDNDIKDRGEYQLTNALENMKNKGLQFKTGKVIEWLDCGNKNATVHSNQRVLEFEKDLDKIDASATIENSVIIQPSMVLAGAKITNSVIGPHVTIGKDSVIENSIISNSIIQNDAVVKEANFTNSMIGNKATYQGSKKDLSVGDFNEIND from the coding sequence ATGAGGATAATTGTGCCTATGGCAGGAAGAGGGTCAAGACTGAGACCGCACACATTAACCATTCCAAAACCACTTATTCCCGTAGCGGGGAAACCAATTGTACAAAGGCTAGTAGAGGATATCACAAAAGTTTGTGGGGAGCCTGTAGAAGAAATCGCTTTCATCATTGGTGATTTCGGAGATCAAGTAGAAAAAGACCTAAAAGCTGTTGCTGAAGGTTTAGGAGCTAAAGGAAGCATTTACTATCAAGATGAAGCATTGGGAACAGCTCATGCAATCTTGTGCGCAAAAGAATCGTTGGATGGAAAAGTGGTAGTTGCCTTTGCAGACACTCTTTTTAAAGCTGATTTTACCTTGGATACAAATGCAGACGGAATTATTTGGGTAAACCGAGTAGAAGACCCGAGAGCCTTTGGAGTAGTGCAGCTAGATGAAGAAGGAACGATTAAAGAATTTGTCGAGAAACCTGAAGAGTTCGTTTCGGATCTTGCGATCATTGGAATTTACTTCTTCCAAGACGGTAAAAACTTATCTAATGAGCTCCAGTATTTGATTGATAACGACATTAAGGATCGGGGAGAATATCAACTAACCAATGCGCTGGAAAACATGAAGAACAAAGGCCTTCAATTCAAAACTGGCAAAGTAATTGAGTGGTTGGATTGTGGAAACAAAAACGCAACCGTTCATTCTAATCAAAGAGTCTTGGAATTTGAAAAGGATTTGGATAAAATAGATGCCAGTGCAACGATAGAAAACTCGGTAATCATTCAGCCATCAATGGTTCTTGCAGGCGCTAAAATCACCAATTCTGTGATAGGTCCTCATGTAACTATAGGTAAAGATTCTGTTATTGAAAACAGTATTATTTCAAATTCAATTATTCAGAATGATGCGGTGGTAAAGGAAGCCAACTTCACAAATAGTATGATTGGGAATAAAGCTACTTACCAAGGATCTAAAAAAGATCTTAGCGTAGGCGATTTCAATGAAATAAACGATTGA
- a CDS encoding AAA family ATPase translates to MATQAKHRFKVKSLKMYYSLESLYGGARKFRSVFVDEEVDYLRAELALYNILFDEEDWEAKVEYKCFKKGSSKEMFKIEHDLKATKDQNVVTVRRGWGNEEKTFWKYGTYEWKAYIDGEEVATTTFHIAKEGLVTKDNNPYFDITAVKLYQSSKTVPKLGERTYLTQFKDEDAHYVHAEISLLNKLSYNWMCEIEFNFYTENNQHKGYIAEVKEFKGNSLVMSPGWGSISENAWLPGNYTCELIFMGQLIAIIPFSIGKEAIEGTPKILGPDQQQYEFGASGEIEEEKLEELLDDLNKLVGLTSIKEQVNEYIDYLKFEKIREEKGLKFNKEIKLHSVFTGNPGTGKTTVAKKMGKIFKSMGLLSAGHVHEVDRSDLVGEYIGQTAPKVKDAIEKARGGVLFIDEAYSLAREGESSKDYGKEVIEILLKEMSDGPGNLAVFVAGYPKEMNVFINSNPGLKSRFSNYYHFPDYLPEELMEIAKISMEDKGLFIEDDAFDYFEQKVIRAYRDRDEAFGNARYVLSLVDGAKMNMALRLVKKQNTENMNEEELSTITIEDVQEMFVTGNAKRLHLTVDEPRLKDAMHELESLVGMENIKQEVRDIVKLVRYYNDIGKDVMHKFVMHTVFEGNPGTGKTTVARIFAKIFNALGILEKGHLVECDRSSLVAEYSGQTAPKTLAKVEEAIGGVLFIDEAYALVDGPNDSMGRESISTILKQMEDRNTEFILIAAGYPKNMEEFLKANPGLKSRFNERLTFHDYTADELFKIAEFMFRNEELAMDDHAGNIIRDRLEIMYNNRDEYFGNAREARKLVQEVTQLHHLRMADLPKDQRTVKMITTVTPADLEGLKPLEDQNNGGLGFMAGKSV, encoded by the coding sequence ATGGCAACACAGGCAAAGCATCGTTTCAAGGTTAAGAGTTTAAAGATGTACTACTCACTAGAGTCGCTTTACGGTGGCGCCCGAAAATTCAGATCGGTATTTGTAGATGAGGAGGTAGACTATTTGAGGGCTGAATTAGCACTTTACAACATTCTTTTTGACGAAGAAGACTGGGAGGCTAAAGTAGAATACAAGTGCTTTAAGAAAGGTTCTTCTAAAGAAATGTTCAAAATTGAGCACGACCTCAAAGCAACAAAGGATCAAAATGTTGTAACCGTGAGACGCGGTTGGGGAAATGAAGAAAAAACCTTTTGGAAATATGGTACTTACGAGTGGAAAGCGTATATCGATGGAGAAGAGGTTGCCACCACAACCTTTCATATTGCTAAAGAAGGACTGGTCACAAAAGATAACAACCCCTATTTTGATATTACCGCAGTTAAACTCTATCAGTCTAGTAAAACAGTTCCTAAACTTGGAGAGCGAACCTACCTCACGCAATTTAAGGATGAGGACGCCCATTATGTTCATGCTGAAATATCTCTATTAAATAAACTCTCCTATAACTGGATGTGTGAAATAGAGTTCAACTTCTACACGGAAAACAACCAACACAAAGGTTATATCGCTGAAGTTAAAGAGTTCAAAGGCAATTCTCTGGTCATGTCACCGGGTTGGGGTAGCATAAGTGAAAATGCATGGCTACCCGGAAACTATACTTGCGAATTGATCTTCATGGGGCAATTGATCGCCATCATTCCTTTCTCTATTGGAAAAGAAGCCATTGAAGGGACTCCTAAAATACTGGGGCCAGATCAACAACAATATGAATTCGGTGCTTCAGGAGAAATCGAAGAAGAAAAGCTAGAGGAGTTGTTAGATGACTTAAACAAATTGGTAGGTTTAACCTCGATCAAAGAGCAAGTCAATGAATACATTGATTATTTAAAGTTTGAAAAAATTCGGGAAGAAAAAGGGTTGAAGTTCAACAAAGAGATCAAACTTCACTCTGTTTTTACTGGAAACCCAGGTACTGGAAAAACAACTGTTGCCAAAAAAATGGGTAAGATCTTTAAGTCAATGGGGCTGTTATCTGCTGGACATGTGCACGAAGTAGACCGATCTGATTTGGTTGGGGAGTACATAGGTCAAACGGCTCCAAAAGTTAAGGACGCTATCGAAAAAGCTAGAGGGGGAGTCTTGTTTATTGATGAAGCCTATTCCCTTGCTCGAGAAGGAGAGTCATCCAAAGATTATGGTAAAGAGGTGATAGAAATTTTGCTTAAAGAAATGTCAGATGGCCCAGGAAATCTGGCTGTTTTTGTTGCTGGTTACCCAAAAGAAATGAATGTTTTTATCAATTCTAACCCTGGCCTAAAATCGCGTTTTTCGAATTACTATCACTTTCCTGACTACCTTCCTGAAGAGCTCATGGAAATCGCAAAAATAAGTATGGAAGATAAAGGGCTATTCATTGAAGATGATGCATTTGACTATTTCGAACAAAAAGTAATCAGAGCGTACCGAGATCGAGATGAAGCTTTTGGAAATGCACGATATGTATTATCTCTTGTTGACGGTGCAAAAATGAATATGGCACTTCGATTGGTAAAAAAACAAAATACAGAGAACATGAACGAAGAGGAGCTCTCTACCATTACGATTGAGGACGTCCAGGAAATGTTCGTGACAGGGAATGCAAAACGATTGCACCTCACTGTTGATGAACCTAGACTCAAAGATGCTATGCATGAATTAGAGTCTTTGGTAGGAATGGAGAATATCAAGCAAGAGGTTCGCGACATTGTCAAGCTGGTTAGGTACTACAATGATATTGGTAAAGACGTGATGCACAAGTTTGTAATGCACACCGTTTTTGAAGGTAACCCAGGAACAGGTAAAACCACCGTTGCAAGGATTTTTGCTAAGATCTTTAATGCATTAGGAATTTTGGAGAAAGGTCATCTTGTGGAATGTGATCGGTCGTCCTTAGTTGCCGAGTACTCTGGTCAAACAGCTCCAAAAACACTGGCTAAGGTTGAGGAAGCAATCGGTGGAGTCTTATTTATTGATGAAGCCTATGCATTAGTAGATGGTCCAAACGATTCAATGGGAAGAGAAAGTATCAGTACAATCCTCAAACAGATGGAAGATCGCAACACTGAATTTATCTTGATCGCTGCTGGTTATCCAAAGAATATGGAAGAGTTTCTAAAAGCTAATCCGGGTTTAAAATCACGCTTTAATGAACGTCTTACCTTTCATGATTACACGGCAGATGAACTATTTAAAATAGCCGAATTCATGTTCAGGAATGAAGAACTTGCGATGGATGACCATGCAGGTAACATCATTCGAGATCGTCTGGAGATCATGTACAATAATCGTGATGAGTATTTTGGAAATGCACGTGAAGCACGTAAACTCGTTCAAGAAGTCACGCAACTGCATCATTTAAGAATGGCAGACCTCCCAAAAGACCAAAGAACCGTGAAGATGATTACCACTGTGACCCCAGCAGACCTTGAGGGCTTGAAGCCGCTTGAAGATCAAAACAATGGGGGGCTGGGCTTTATGGCAGGAAAGAGTGTGTGA
- the recF gene encoding DNA replication/repair protein RecF (All proteins in this family for which functions are known are DNA-binding proteins that assist the filamentation of RecA onto DNA for the initiation of recombination or recombinational repair.): MHLKSLSLINFKNISEAEFEFSADVNCFLGLNGEGKTNILDGIHYLSLTKSYFNHRDNQNIKFEEPFFVVQGVFQKDEDELNIYCGMKAGEKKTFKKNKKNYTKLADHVGLLPVVMISPNDTSLILDGSEVRRKFIDSIISQFDKEYLQKLMAYNKVLQQRNALLKQFAERGAFQEDMLEVMDMQIGPLGDWVHTRRQEFLDEFIPVFNQFYGDLSNGKEEVSLVYQSQLTEGSLESLLVANRMKDRSANYTTQGIHKDDLVFTIKDHPLKKFGSQGQQKSYLIALKLATHAYTKEKKGFAPILLLDDIFDKLDDTRIDYLLGMIKEGKLGQTFITDTSTEKVPSILKRLDINFNAFEIENGAIKNQLA, from the coding sequence ATGCACTTGAAGTCTTTATCACTGATTAATTTTAAGAACATTTCAGAAGCGGAGTTCGAATTCTCAGCTGATGTGAATTGTTTCCTTGGTTTAAATGGTGAAGGAAAGACAAATATACTGGACGGTATACACTACCTATCTCTTACAAAGAGTTACTTCAATCATAGAGACAATCAGAATATTAAGTTCGAAGAACCCTTCTTCGTGGTGCAGGGAGTCTTTCAAAAAGATGAGGATGAATTGAACATCTACTGTGGTATGAAAGCAGGGGAGAAGAAGACGTTCAAAAAGAATAAGAAAAACTATACTAAACTAGCAGACCATGTGGGTTTACTTCCAGTTGTGATGATCTCGCCTAACGACACAAGTTTGATTTTGGACGGCAGTGAGGTGAGAAGGAAGTTTATCGATAGTATTATTTCTCAGTTTGATAAAGAATACCTCCAAAAGCTGATGGCCTATAACAAGGTATTACAGCAACGTAATGCGTTATTGAAGCAATTTGCAGAAAGAGGCGCTTTTCAAGAAGATATGCTAGAGGTCATGGATATGCAGATAGGTCCTCTTGGTGATTGGGTGCACACTCGAAGACAGGAGTTTTTGGATGAATTCATACCCGTTTTCAACCAATTTTATGGAGACCTTTCCAATGGGAAAGAAGAGGTTTCTTTGGTCTATCAGTCGCAGTTAACAGAAGGAAGTCTAGAAAGCTTATTGGTAGCGAATAGAATGAAGGATCGTTCTGCGAACTATACCACACAAGGTATTCACAAAGACGATTTAGTATTTACGATTAAAGATCATCCGCTCAAGAAGTTTGGAAGTCAGGGACAGCAAAAGTCGTATCTTATCGCTTTGAAGTTAGCAACACATGCCTATACCAAAGAGAAGAAAGGGTTTGCCCCGATATTATTGTTGGATGATATATTCGATAAGTTAGATGATACTAGAATTGACTATCTTCTGGGAATGATTAAAGAGGGCAAACTCGGACAAACATTTATTACCGATACAAGCACAGAGAAAGTACCTTCAATACTGAAGAGGCTGGACATCAACTTCAATGCTTTTGAGATTGAGAATGGTGCTATTAAAAACCAATTAGCATGA
- the nth gene encoding endonuclease III — translation MTKSEKVQYVIDELERLYPEAPIPLDHKDPYTLLIAVLLSAQCTDARVNKITPLLFKKADNPFEMVKLDVEEIQQIIRPCGLSPRKSKAIYELSEILIEKYDGEVPENMELLEELPGVGHKTASVVMSQAFGVPAFPVDTHIHRLMYRWGFTNGKSVEQTEKDAKRLFPKEIWNKLHLQIIFYGREYSPARSPKKDVDFITMKIGRKSVIKDYK, via the coding sequence ATGACCAAATCAGAAAAAGTACAATACGTAATAGATGAGTTGGAGCGTCTCTATCCTGAGGCGCCTATACCTTTGGATCACAAGGATCCTTACACATTACTAATTGCGGTACTTTTGTCTGCGCAATGTACGGATGCACGTGTCAATAAAATCACTCCACTGCTGTTTAAGAAGGCTGACAACCCCTTTGAAATGGTAAAGCTGGATGTAGAAGAGATTCAGCAGATCATTCGTCCATGCGGTTTATCTCCGAGGAAGTCTAAAGCCATTTACGAGCTCTCAGAGATCCTTATTGAAAAATATGATGGAGAGGTGCCAGAAAACATGGAACTCCTCGAAGAATTACCTGGAGTGGGCCACAAAACGGCTTCTGTAGTCATGAGTCAGGCTTTTGGTGTGCCAGCATTTCCTGTGGACACCCATATTCACCGTTTGATGTATCGATGGGGGTTTACAAACGGAAAAAGCGTAGAGCAAACCGAAAAGGATGCGAAACGATTGTTCCCTAAAGAGATTTGGAATAAACTTCACTTACAAATCATCTTCTACGGGAGGGAGTACTCTCCTGCAAGAAGTCCCAAAAAAGACGTGGACTTTATCACGATGAAGATTGGGAGGAAAAGTGTGATTAAAGATTATAAGTAG